One part of the Glycine max cultivar Williams 82 chromosome 14, Glycine_max_v4.0, whole genome shotgun sequence genome encodes these proteins:
- the LOC102659507 gene encoding protein PLASTID MOVEMENT IMPAIRED 1-RELATED 2 isoform X1, with amino-acid sequence MMMKSKFECGNQDANVDDGEINMNNGQLLLQDIQEISKALYAPSRPSFSSVHNRSKSAGKTGLSKPQVALTPGFLKEDLLPKDKKLSSAWNWKKPMKALTHFGGQKFKCCFNLHVHSIEGLPLSFDGIRLCVHWKRKTNILQTCPARVFQGVVEFNETLSHGCSVYVSRTVSGHSVKYESKRFLIYASIVGAPEHDIGIHQVDLTRLLPLTLAELGGDRSSGKWSTSFRLAGKAVGASLNVSFSYQVMKDELMEFGGDNLNVFNLVNLKPGRPSSTSSVMDFSPIPFHSDDMILSCETLMNSSSSLSKSISFLYQKLDEGNIHNSARADSEHFEPLKSHGFTESESPLESNQDEPDDSEFSIIEQQVETLEGDSLELDQTGNQTVDLSTVDIINVDDIVKEDGIFVDKNTRFDLMDSICTSCVNGTMADDGKHKRSSSCVSITCIKDADMLPETSDFIDQGCYLNVKSNYKSHRMAKKSSSLDFITESIANDFLNMLAMESGSFGSSCNGDPLSPREKLLRQFEEEALVSGNFTFDFNANEEELGTDAVGDSYQDCTVDSDLSLFIQAAEEEHARENHLLMQRRKAKILEDLETDSLMQLWGLNEKDFENSRGTCSGGFGSPIELPNEESSILPSIGHGLGSFVQTMGGGFLRSMSPSLFRNAKNRGNLITQVSNPVVLPAKMGNDILEILQHVTYDGVEELCHHIYKLMPLQDITGKSIEHIVQKATANERASVRQGSWQHDLFEEFPCGYLTEEGMSLDSVSLEAIGPMTVNKIEALLIEGLRIQSGMLYEEAPSYIHPQHAKMPAVGSRRTNWRGFPTSERIAKLQLEDCGETGNDNDGLMGLSITFDQWLRLDSGIIEGDQNSEQILKILEVHHSKITELDELKHAIDWLKSYGRKLGHYGLLGNHLTVAFMIQLRDPLRNYEPVGVPMLVLTQVERVCICATPEDDFNFLDEKEKGMDNGALPNETSSKSMEDTNTDDEATKFRFKIKEIHLSGVLSKAGSKQCWGTATQQQSGIRWLLASGITSTAKHSSSTSKAIVLSSPLFAKTLLNEDILWSISCVNSIMGTNSRELPAENVHIRNPDIIFPS; translated from the exons ATGATGATGAAATCTAAGTTTGAGTGTGGAAACCAAGATGCTAATgttgatgatggagaaattaATATGAATAATGGTCAACTGCTACTGCAAGACATTCAAGAAATAAGCAAAGCTCTTTATGCCCCTTCTAGACCTTCCTTTTCCTCGGTCCATAATCGATCCAAGTCTGCGGGAAAAACCGGTTTGTCGAAACCTCAAGTTGCCCTAACCCCGGGATTTCTAAAGGAAGATCTGTTGCCTAAGGACAAGAAGTTGTCTTCAGCGTGGAATTGGAAGAAGCCCATGAAAGCTTTGACCCATTTTGGTGGTCAAAAGTTCAAATGTTGCTTTAACCTTCATGTCCACTCTATTGAGGGCCttcctttgagttttgatgGCATTAGGTTGTGTGTGCATTGGAAAAGGAAAACCAACATTTTGCAGACGTGCCCGGCAAGGGTTTTCCAGGGTGTTGTGGAGTTCAATGAAACTTTGAGTCATGGATGCTCTGTTTATGTTAGTCGCACTGTGTCTGGTCACTCTGTCAAGTATGAGTCTAAGCGTTTCTTGATATATGCCTCTATTGTAGGAGCTCCTGAACATGACATAGGAATCCATCAGGTTGATCTCACAAGGCTTTTACCTCTGACTTTAGCAGAGTTAGGGGGTGATAGAAGTTCAGGGAAATGGAGCACAAGTTTTAGGTTGGCAGGAAAAGCTGTAGGAGCGAGCCTAAATGTTAGTTTCAGCTATCAAGTAATGAAGGATGAGTTAATGGAATTTGGTGGtgataatttgaatgttttCAACCTTGTTAATCTGAAGCCAGGCAGGCCAAGCAGCACTAGCAGTGTTATGGATTTTAGTCCTATCCCTTTTCATTCTGATGATATGATTTTATCCTGTGAAACATTGATGAATTCCAGCTCAAGTCTTTCCAAATCAATCAGTTTCCTATATCAAAAGCTTGATGAAGGGAACATTCATAATTCAGCACGAGCAGACTCAGAACATTTTGAACCACTTAAATCCCATGGTTTTACAGAATCAGAGTCACCTCTAGAATCAAATCAAGATGAACCTGATGACTCTGAATTTTCCATTATTGAACAACAAGTAGAAACATTGGAAGGGGATTCCTTGGAACTTGATCAGACAGGAAATCAAACAGTTGATTTGTCAACAGTTGATATTATTAATGTGGATGATATTGTTAAGGAAGATGGCATATTTGTTGACAAGAACACAAGATTTGATTTGATGGATAGCATATGCACTAGTTGTGTAAATGGGACTATGGCAGATGATGGCAAACATAAACGCAGTAGTTCATGTGTCAGTATAACTTGCATCAAGGATGCAGATATGCTTCCTGAGACATCAGATTTTATTGACCAAGGATGCTACCTTAatgttaaatcaaattataaatcaCATAGAATGGCAAAAAAATCAAGTAGCTTGGATTTTATCACTGAATCTATTGCAAATGATTTCTTAAACATGCTGGCCATGGAGAGCGGTTCATTTGGCTCAAGTTGCAATGGTGATCCCCTGTCTCCCAGAGAGAAGCTTTTAAGACAGTTTGAAGAAGAGGCTCTAGTTTCTGGTAACTTCACTTTTGATTTCAATGCAAATGAAGAGGAATTGGGGACAGATGCAGTTGGAGATAGCTATCAGGATTGTACTGTGGATTCAgatttgtctttatttattcAAGCTGCTGAAGAGGAGCATGCAAGGGAGAATCACTTATTAATGCAGAGAAGGAAGGCCAAAATTCTTGAAGACCTGGAGACTGACTCATTAATGCAACTGTGGGGCTTAAATGAGAAGGATTTTGAAAattctcggggaacttgttcgGGTGGTTTTGGAAGTCCAATTGAACTACCCAATGAAGAATCCTCCATATTACCTTCAATTGGACATGGACTTGGTTCATTTGTTCAAACTATGGGTGGAGGCTTTTTGAGGTCCATGAGTCCTTCCCTATTCAGAAATGCTAAAAATCGTGGGAACCTCATCACTCAGGTTTCTAATCCAGTTGTTTTACCTGCAAAAATGGGTAATGATATACTGGAGATACTGCAGCATGTGACTTATGATGGAGTGGAAGAACTGTGTCATCATATCTATAAATTAATGCCTTTGCAAGATATCACCGGGAAATCCATTGAGCATATTGTGCAGAAAGCCACAGCCAATGAAAGGGCTTCTGTAAG GCAGGGGTCATGGCAGCATGATTTGTTTGAAGAATTTCCATGTGGTTATTTAACAGAGGAAGGCATGAGCTTGGACAGTGTGTCTCTTGAAGCTATAGGTCCCATGACTGTTAATAAGATTGAAGCCCTTTTGATCGAAGGGTTGAGAATACAGTCTGGTATGTTGTATGAGGAGGCACCATCATATATCCATCCCCAACATGCAAAGATGCCTGCTGTTGGAAGCAGAAGAACCAACTGGAGGGGATTTCCCACATCAGAGAGAATTGCTAAATTGCAACTAGAAGATTGTGGAGAAACTGGCAATGATAATGATGGACTAATGGGGCTGTCAATAACATTTGATCAGTGGTTGAGATTGGATTCTGGCATTATTGAAGGAGATCAGAATTCAGAGCAAATTTTGAAGATCCTTGAAGTACACCATTCTAAAATCACAGAGTTAGATGAATTGAAACATGCCATTGACTGGTTAAAATCATATGGAAGAAAGCTCGGACATTATGGACTCTTAGGGAACCACCTAACAGTGGCTTTTATGATCCAGCTCAGAGATCCTCTACGAAATTATGAGCCAGTTGGTGTTCCAATGCTGGTTCTGACTCAGGTGGAAAGAGTTTGCATATGTGCTACACCGGAAGATGACTTCAATTTTCTtgatgaaaaggaaaaaggaatgGACAATGGGGCCCTGCCAAATGAGACAAGTAGCAAGAGTATGGAAGATACAAATACTGATGACGAAGCCACtaaatttagatttaaaatcAAAGAGATTCATCTTTCAGGAGTCCTTAGCAAAGCCGGAAGCAAGCAATGTTGGGGTACTGCAACTCAGCAACAGTCTGGTATCCGGTGGTTGCTTGCCAGCGGCATAACCAGTACTGCCAAACATTCCTCTTCAACATCAAAGGCAATTGTATTATCATCCCCACTGTTTGCCAAGACGTTGCTGAATGAGGATATCCTGTGGAGCATTTCTTGTGTTAATAGTATCATGGGGACTAATAGTAGAGAGCTGCCAGCTGAAAATGTACACATTCGGAACCCAGATATCATCTTCCCAAGTTGA
- the LOC102659507 gene encoding protein PLASTID MOVEMENT IMPAIRED 1-RELATED 1 isoform X2 produces MKDELMEFGGDNLNVFNLVNLKPGRPSSTSSVMDFSPIPFHSDDMILSCETLMNSSSSLSKSISFLYQKLDEGNIHNSARADSEHFEPLKSHGFTESESPLESNQDEPDDSEFSIIEQQVETLEGDSLELDQTGNQTVDLSTVDIINVDDIVKEDGIFVDKNTRFDLMDSICTSCVNGTMADDGKHKRSSSCVSITCIKDADMLPETSDFIDQGCYLNVKSNYKSHRMAKKSSSLDFITESIANDFLNMLAMESGSFGSSCNGDPLSPREKLLRQFEEEALVSGNFTFDFNANEEELGTDAVGDSYQDCTVDSDLSLFIQAAEEEHARENHLLMQRRKAKILEDLETDSLMQLWGLNEKDFENSRGTCSGGFGSPIELPNEESSILPSIGHGLGSFVQTMGGGFLRSMSPSLFRNAKNRGNLITQVSNPVVLPAKMGNDILEILQHVTYDGVEELCHHIYKLMPLQDITGKSIEHIVQKATANERASVRQGSWQHDLFEEFPCGYLTEEGMSLDSVSLEAIGPMTVNKIEALLIEGLRIQSGMLYEEAPSYIHPQHAKMPAVGSRRTNWRGFPTSERIAKLQLEDCGETGNDNDGLMGLSITFDQWLRLDSGIIEGDQNSEQILKILEVHHSKITELDELKHAIDWLKSYGRKLGHYGLLGNHLTVAFMIQLRDPLRNYEPVGVPMLVLTQVERVCICATPEDDFNFLDEKEKGMDNGALPNETSSKSMEDTNTDDEATKFRFKIKEIHLSGVLSKAGSKQCWGTATQQQSGIRWLLASGITSTAKHSSSTSKAIVLSSPLFAKTLLNEDILWSISCVNSIMGTNSRELPAENVHIRNPDIIFPS; encoded by the exons ATGAAGGATGAGTTAATGGAATTTGGTGGtgataatttgaatgttttCAACCTTGTTAATCTGAAGCCAGGCAGGCCAAGCAGCACTAGCAGTGTTATGGATTTTAGTCCTATCCCTTTTCATTCTGATGATATGATTTTATCCTGTGAAACATTGATGAATTCCAGCTCAAGTCTTTCCAAATCAATCAGTTTCCTATATCAAAAGCTTGATGAAGGGAACATTCATAATTCAGCACGAGCAGACTCAGAACATTTTGAACCACTTAAATCCCATGGTTTTACAGAATCAGAGTCACCTCTAGAATCAAATCAAGATGAACCTGATGACTCTGAATTTTCCATTATTGAACAACAAGTAGAAACATTGGAAGGGGATTCCTTGGAACTTGATCAGACAGGAAATCAAACAGTTGATTTGTCAACAGTTGATATTATTAATGTGGATGATATTGTTAAGGAAGATGGCATATTTGTTGACAAGAACACAAGATTTGATTTGATGGATAGCATATGCACTAGTTGTGTAAATGGGACTATGGCAGATGATGGCAAACATAAACGCAGTAGTTCATGTGTCAGTATAACTTGCATCAAGGATGCAGATATGCTTCCTGAGACATCAGATTTTATTGACCAAGGATGCTACCTTAatgttaaatcaaattataaatcaCATAGAATGGCAAAAAAATCAAGTAGCTTGGATTTTATCACTGAATCTATTGCAAATGATTTCTTAAACATGCTGGCCATGGAGAGCGGTTCATTTGGCTCAAGTTGCAATGGTGATCCCCTGTCTCCCAGAGAGAAGCTTTTAAGACAGTTTGAAGAAGAGGCTCTAGTTTCTGGTAACTTCACTTTTGATTTCAATGCAAATGAAGAGGAATTGGGGACAGATGCAGTTGGAGATAGCTATCAGGATTGTACTGTGGATTCAgatttgtctttatttattcAAGCTGCTGAAGAGGAGCATGCAAGGGAGAATCACTTATTAATGCAGAGAAGGAAGGCCAAAATTCTTGAAGACCTGGAGACTGACTCATTAATGCAACTGTGGGGCTTAAATGAGAAGGATTTTGAAAattctcggggaacttgttcgGGTGGTTTTGGAAGTCCAATTGAACTACCCAATGAAGAATCCTCCATATTACCTTCAATTGGACATGGACTTGGTTCATTTGTTCAAACTATGGGTGGAGGCTTTTTGAGGTCCATGAGTCCTTCCCTATTCAGAAATGCTAAAAATCGTGGGAACCTCATCACTCAGGTTTCTAATCCAGTTGTTTTACCTGCAAAAATGGGTAATGATATACTGGAGATACTGCAGCATGTGACTTATGATGGAGTGGAAGAACTGTGTCATCATATCTATAAATTAATGCCTTTGCAAGATATCACCGGGAAATCCATTGAGCATATTGTGCAGAAAGCCACAGCCAATGAAAGGGCTTCTGTAAG GCAGGGGTCATGGCAGCATGATTTGTTTGAAGAATTTCCATGTGGTTATTTAACAGAGGAAGGCATGAGCTTGGACAGTGTGTCTCTTGAAGCTATAGGTCCCATGACTGTTAATAAGATTGAAGCCCTTTTGATCGAAGGGTTGAGAATACAGTCTGGTATGTTGTATGAGGAGGCACCATCATATATCCATCCCCAACATGCAAAGATGCCTGCTGTTGGAAGCAGAAGAACCAACTGGAGGGGATTTCCCACATCAGAGAGAATTGCTAAATTGCAACTAGAAGATTGTGGAGAAACTGGCAATGATAATGATGGACTAATGGGGCTGTCAATAACATTTGATCAGTGGTTGAGATTGGATTCTGGCATTATTGAAGGAGATCAGAATTCAGAGCAAATTTTGAAGATCCTTGAAGTACACCATTCTAAAATCACAGAGTTAGATGAATTGAAACATGCCATTGACTGGTTAAAATCATATGGAAGAAAGCTCGGACATTATGGACTCTTAGGGAACCACCTAACAGTGGCTTTTATGATCCAGCTCAGAGATCCTCTACGAAATTATGAGCCAGTTGGTGTTCCAATGCTGGTTCTGACTCAGGTGGAAAGAGTTTGCATATGTGCTACACCGGAAGATGACTTCAATTTTCTtgatgaaaaggaaaaaggaatgGACAATGGGGCCCTGCCAAATGAGACAAGTAGCAAGAGTATGGAAGATACAAATACTGATGACGAAGCCACtaaatttagatttaaaatcAAAGAGATTCATCTTTCAGGAGTCCTTAGCAAAGCCGGAAGCAAGCAATGTTGGGGTACTGCAACTCAGCAACAGTCTGGTATCCGGTGGTTGCTTGCCAGCGGCATAACCAGTACTGCCAAACATTCCTCTTCAACATCAAAGGCAATTGTATTATCATCCCCACTGTTTGCCAAGACGTTGCTGAATGAGGATATCCTGTGGAGCATTTCTTGTGTTAATAGTATCATGGGGACTAATAGTAGAGAGCTGCCAGCTGAAAATGTACACATTCGGAACCCAGATATCATCTTCCCAAGTTGA